Proteins from a genomic interval of Diaminobutyricimonas aerilata:
- a CDS encoding PKD domain-containing protein: MRPNANYDGCFVSADEEETAPTPDPGLPAVTLADLVSFRPVPPVQRMEPNGWMVAGLETNFYSQVDQQVQTGTLLGLPASVRFTPVAWRWDYGDGTTKTTASRGSTWQVAGLREFDATPTSHTFEEPGTYTIRLTVDIAAEYQFAGAGWRAITGTLPVAANEITAVAGTADTVLVGRDCAENPRGPGC, encoded by the coding sequence ATGCGCCCGAACGCCAACTACGACGGGTGCTTCGTGTCGGCGGACGAGGAGGAAACTGCTCCGACGCCCGACCCGGGTCTGCCTGCAGTGACGCTCGCCGATCTTGTGAGCTTCCGCCCGGTGCCACCGGTGCAGCGGATGGAACCGAACGGCTGGATGGTCGCCGGGCTGGAGACCAACTTCTACTCGCAGGTGGATCAGCAGGTGCAGACAGGCACGCTCTTGGGTCTGCCGGCCTCCGTTCGGTTCACCCCGGTCGCGTGGCGCTGGGACTACGGCGACGGCACCACCAAGACCACCGCCTCGCGCGGTTCCACCTGGCAGGTCGCGGGCCTCCGAGAGTTCGATGCGACGCCGACGAGTCACACATTCGAGGAGCCCGGCACGTACACGATCCGGCTCACGGTCGACATCGCCGCCGAGTACCAGTTCGCGGGAGCAGGGTGGCGCGCCATCACCGGCACCCTCCCCGTTGCGGCCAACGAGATCACCGCCGTCGCCGGGACCGCCGACACGGTGCTCGTCGGCCGGGACTGTGCCGAGAATCCGCGCGGTCCCGGCTGCTGA
- a CDS encoding S1C family serine protease codes for MSDTPESTPRRENEDPQQDPTTSSPAAASDASSAPDNAPRPDAQPAAATPLEPQQPTSTAPQSPTAGNPQQANTATEPQQPTAQQPTVSHPTAQQPTTAQPTASTVPQASAPGTAPAHPHSATAAGYSATPTAPQYGAPHISGGHPTPQAPTAPHGAPQTSYASDPAAPGSAFGPAAANGGDGTTTKKKRAGVPLIAALAVGALVGGVSGAGVTAWSLSANSGSPAGAESRPTTVTVNNAEDATAITGAVATAAPSAVTVYVTGEQGSGSGSGVIIDDDGHIVTNSHVVTLDGAAANPKIRVQTYDGRLLDATVVGTDPIADLAVIKVDDTSDLQPAEWGDSSDLNVGDTTIALGAPLGLSNSVSSGIVSALNRSIQVASSALPETQAPEDDQQQQDDGNDPFDFFDFDIPGQEPNPNAQSSAISLSVIQTDAAINHGNSGGPLVNTDGQVIGINVAIASAGGGASGDSGNIGVGFAIPSDVAQRVAKEIIENGTATHGLLGASVRDVTSDPEQTEATTVGASIASVEPGGAADAAGLKAGDIVTKFNDVPITGSSDLTAQVRTQPAGGKATITYVRDGRSDTVEVTLGQLQ; via the coding sequence ATGAGCGACACCCCGGAGTCCACTCCTCGCCGTGAGAACGAGGACCCGCAGCAGGACCCCACCACGTCTTCCCCGGCCGCCGCCAGCGACGCCTCCAGCGCCCCCGACAACGCCCCCCGCCCCGACGCGCAGCCGGCCGCCGCGACGCCTTTGGAGCCGCAGCAGCCGACCTCGACCGCCCCGCAGTCGCCGACCGCGGGGAACCCGCAGCAGGCCAACACCGCGACGGAGCCGCAGCAGCCCACCGCTCAGCAGCCGACCGTGTCGCACCCCACCGCACAGCAGCCGACCACTGCACAGCCGACCGCATCCACCGTGCCGCAGGCTTCCGCCCCCGGAACCGCTCCGGCGCATCCGCACAGCGCGACCGCCGCCGGATACTCCGCCACGCCGACCGCGCCGCAGTACGGGGCGCCGCACATCTCCGGTGGTCACCCGACTCCGCAGGCCCCCACGGCTCCGCACGGCGCTCCGCAGACCTCGTACGCGAGCGACCCCGCCGCTCCCGGGAGCGCGTTCGGTCCGGCCGCCGCGAACGGTGGCGACGGAACCACGACGAAGAAGAAGCGCGCCGGCGTACCGCTCATCGCGGCGCTCGCGGTGGGTGCCCTCGTCGGCGGTGTCTCCGGAGCGGGCGTCACCGCCTGGTCGTTGAGCGCCAACAGCGGATCCCCGGCCGGCGCCGAGAGCCGCCCCACCACGGTCACCGTCAACAACGCCGAGGACGCCACCGCGATCACGGGTGCCGTCGCGACCGCCGCGCCCTCCGCCGTCACGGTCTACGTGACCGGCGAGCAGGGATCCGGCAGCGGATCGGGCGTCATCATCGACGACGACGGCCACATCGTCACCAACAGCCACGTCGTCACCCTCGACGGGGCCGCGGCCAACCCGAAGATCCGGGTGCAGACCTACGACGGGCGTCTCCTCGATGCGACCGTCGTCGGTACCGACCCGATCGCCGACCTCGCGGTCATCAAGGTCGACGACACGAGCGACCTGCAGCCCGCCGAATGGGGTGACTCGAGCGACCTCAACGTGGGCGACACGACCATCGCCCTCGGCGCACCGCTCGGCCTCTCCAACTCGGTCTCGAGCGGCATCGTCAGCGCACTGAACCGCAGCATCCAGGTCGCCTCGTCCGCTCTGCCCGAGACGCAGGCGCCCGAAGACGACCAGCAGCAGCAGGATGACGGCAACGATCCGTTCGACTTCTTCGACTTCGACATCCCCGGCCAGGAGCCGAACCCGAACGCGCAGAGCTCCGCCATCTCGCTGTCGGTCATCCAGACCGACGCGGCGATCAACCACGGCAACTCGGGCGGCCCCCTCGTGAACACCGACGGCCAGGTCATCGGCATCAACGTCGCCATCGCGAGCGCCGGCGGCGGCGCGAGCGGCGACTCCGGCAACATCGGCGTCGGCTTCGCCATCCCCTCGGATGTGGCGCAGCGCGTCGCGAAGGAGATCATCGAGAACGGCACCGCGACCCACGGACTGCTCGGAGCCTCGGTGCGCGACGTCACCAGCGACCCCGAGCAGACCGAGGCCACCACCGTCGGCGCGAGCATCGCGAGCGTCGAACCCGGCGGCGCGGCGGATGCGGCGGGCCTCAAGGCCGGCGACATTGTGACGAAGTTCAACGACGTGCCGATCACCGGCAGCTCCGACCTCACCGCGCAGGTGCGCACGCAGCCGGCAGGCGGCAAGGCGACCATCACCTACGTGCGCGACGGTCGCAGCGACACCGTCGAGGTGACGCTTGGACAGCTCCAGTAG
- a CDS encoding carbon-nitrogen hydrolase family protein codes for MSGERAGASVRVAAVQFAPGADRAANLEQMERLAHGAVARGADVVVFPEYSHFFSPQLDASWVDAAEGLDGRFVDGVTAMAREFGVHVVAGMVERADAGHISNTLVAIDPAGDLVATHRKLHLYDAFGHRESDRIAPGDIVDPQTFAAGGFTVGMQTCYDIRFPEVSRRLVDAGADVLLVPSEWVPGPGKEHHWRTLLTARAIENTSYVVAADHAAPSGIGVSTVIDPAGVELASLGDGTDVVLADLSVDRLAEVREVNPALRLRRFRVVPA; via the coding sequence ATGAGCGGCGAGAGGGCAGGGGCATCCGTACGGGTGGCCGCCGTGCAGTTCGCGCCCGGCGCGGATCGGGCCGCGAATCTCGAGCAGATGGAGCGACTGGCGCACGGTGCCGTCGCGCGCGGCGCCGACGTGGTCGTCTTCCCGGAGTACTCGCACTTCTTCTCGCCGCAGCTCGACGCGTCGTGGGTGGATGCCGCGGAGGGGCTCGACGGTCGCTTCGTCGACGGCGTCACCGCCATGGCACGGGAGTTCGGTGTGCACGTCGTCGCGGGGATGGTCGAACGGGCCGACGCCGGCCACATCTCCAACACGCTCGTCGCGATCGACCCGGCCGGTGACCTCGTCGCGACGCACCGGAAGCTGCATCTCTACGACGCGTTCGGACACCGTGAGAGCGACCGGATCGCCCCGGGTGACATCGTCGACCCGCAGACCTTCGCCGCCGGCGGCTTCACCGTCGGCATGCAGACCTGCTACGACATCCGGTTCCCCGAGGTGAGCCGACGACTCGTCGACGCCGGCGCGGACGTGCTGCTGGTGCCGAGCGAGTGGGTGCCGGGACCCGGCAAGGAACACCATTGGCGCACTTTGCTCACCGCTCGGGCGATCGAGAACACGAGCTACGTCGTCGCCGCCGATCACGCCGCACCGAGCGGCATCGGCGTCAGCACGGTCATCGACCCGGCGGGCGTCGAGCTCGCGTCGCTCGGCGACGGCACGGATGTGGTGCTCGCCGACCTGAGCGTGGACCGCCTCGCGGAGGTGCGCGAGGTCAACCCAGCGCTGCGGTTGCGGCGCTTCCGGGTCGTTCCCGCCTAG
- a CDS encoding pyridoxal phosphate-dependent aminotransferase produces the protein MTSHGAWRRTASGAGLLADDGTLRPTIFAEMSALAQATGAINLGQGFPDEDGPAEVLEAAREAIASGVNQYSPGRGHARLREAIARHQRRFYGLEVDPETEVLVTAGATEALTATILALTESGDEVVTLEPYYDSYAATIALAGARHVTVPLHAPDFTVDHEELRVAVTDRTRLILINTPHNPTGAVLDRATLELVVELAHRHDAIIVTDEVYEHITFGVPHTPISALPGAPERTITISSGGKTFNTTGWKIGWLTAPAALVDRVLAVKQFLTYVNGAPFQPAIGVGLDLPDSYFTGLATTLQRRAAVLSAGLAAAGLEVHPTRGSYFVLADATPLGHPDAVEFCRRLPVEAGVVAIPVSAFVTPRRRPEYASLVRFAFCKRDEVLTDAVGRLASLRD, from the coding sequence GTGACGAGCCATGGCGCCTGGCGGCGCACCGCATCCGGGGCAGGGCTGCTCGCCGACGACGGCACGCTGCGTCCGACGATCTTCGCGGAGATGAGCGCGCTTGCGCAGGCGACCGGCGCGATCAACCTGGGGCAGGGTTTCCCGGACGAGGACGGGCCGGCGGAGGTGCTGGAAGCGGCCCGGGAGGCCATCGCGTCTGGGGTGAACCAGTACTCCCCCGGTCGCGGTCATGCCCGACTGCGCGAGGCGATCGCGCGTCACCAGCGGCGCTTCTACGGGCTGGAGGTCGACCCCGAGACCGAGGTGCTCGTCACCGCGGGCGCGACGGAAGCGCTCACCGCGACGATCCTCGCGCTCACCGAGTCGGGCGATGAGGTCGTCACGCTCGAGCCGTACTACGACAGCTACGCCGCCACCATCGCCCTCGCCGGTGCACGCCACGTGACCGTGCCCCTGCACGCGCCCGACTTCACCGTCGACCACGAGGAACTTCGCGTCGCCGTGACCGACCGCACGCGGCTCATCCTGATCAACACGCCGCACAACCCCACCGGGGCGGTGCTCGACCGGGCGACGCTCGAACTCGTGGTGGAGCTCGCCCACCGCCACGACGCGATCATCGTCACCGACGAGGTGTACGAGCACATCACCTTCGGTGTGCCGCACACGCCGATCAGCGCCCTGCCCGGGGCGCCGGAGCGCACGATCACGATCTCGAGCGGCGGCAAGACGTTCAACACCACTGGCTGGAAGATCGGCTGGCTCACCGCGCCCGCCGCGCTGGTCGACCGGGTGCTCGCGGTGAAGCAGTTCCTCACCTACGTGAACGGCGCCCCGTTCCAACCGGCGATCGGTGTGGGCCTCGACCTCCCCGACAGCTACTTCACCGGGCTTGCGACGACGCTGCAGCGGCGTGCCGCCGTTCTCAGTGCCGGCCTCGCCGCCGCGGGACTCGAGGTGCATCCCACCCGCGGCAGCTACTTCGTGCTCGCGGATGCGACACCTCTCGGACATCCGGATGCCGTCGAGTTCTGCCGACGGCTGCCGGTCGAGGCCGGGGTCGTCGCCATCCCGGTGAGCGCGTTCGTCACCCCGCGGCGGCGACCCGAGTATGCGTCGCTCGTGCGGTTCGCCTTCTGCAAACGCGACGAGGTGCTGACGGATGCGGTGGGCCGGTTGGCCTCGCTGCGCGACTAG